A portion of the Juglans microcarpa x Juglans regia isolate MS1-56 chromosome 1D, Jm3101_v1.0, whole genome shotgun sequence genome contains these proteins:
- the LOC121239047 gene encoding uncharacterized protein LOC121239047, with amino-acid sequence MTKAADDFRFALVLKFSRSRPSIDKIRMHVMKSWGLMEVPSISFMDAYHVLIQMQSEKGFVHAWAREGRVIDGNVFRLFRWTKDFDLHVESSLAPQWIFLPGFPMHMYRTYCLQILASRFGRYLGTGNATLHKTRAMGARKCVEVDLKEEPIKGFPIVVSSHRTIWQEVRYEKLGFYCTKCCRQGHTKVVCRMGETRRNAGGTGHRVMQKKIWKGKTSEKDGKKVRDEEGDEEGDEEGVGPSQPVSTDVPLLQLEAANKVLALEDADGSLLKQSREEPVNLQIARNGTDVESRPTEE; translated from the coding sequence ATGACGAAAGCCGCGGATGATTTCCGGTTTGCACTTGTGTTAAAGTTTTCGCGTTCAAGGCCATCCATTGACAAGATACGAATGCATGTGATGAAATCATGGGGTCTAATGGAGGTTCCTTCTATTAGTTTTATGGACGCATACCATGTTCTTATTCAAATGCAATCTGAGAAGGGCTTTGTACATGCTTGGGCTCGAGAGGGCAGAGTAATTGACGGTAACGTCTTCAGGCTTTTTCGGTGGACAAAAGATTTTGATCTTCACGTGGAATCTTCTCTGGCGCCACAATGGATATTTTTACCAGGTTTTCCGATGCATATGTATAGAACTTATTGTTTACAGATCCTTGCTAGTAGGTTTGGCCGGTACTTGGGCACAGGCAATGCGACGTTGCACAAAACAAGGGCCATGGGGGCACGTAAATGTGTTGAGGTGGATCTGAAGGAGGAACCGATCAAGGGTTTTCCGATTGTTGTGTCGTCGCACAGGACAATCTGGCAGGAGGTACGGTACGAGAAACTTGGATTTTATTGCACCAAATGTTGTAGGCAAGGTCACACGAAGGTGGTTTGTAGGATGGGGGAAACTCGGCGTAATGCAGGTGGAACAGGGCATCGTGTGATGCAGAAGAAAATTTGGAAGGGAAAAACGAGTGAAAAGGATGGGAAGAAGGTACGAGATGAGGAAGGTGATGAGGAAGGTGATGAGGAAGGAGTTGGTCCATCACAGCCTGTTTCGACGGATGTTCCCCTACTACAGCTTGAAGcagctaataaagttttggctTTGGAAGATGCGGACGGGAGTTTGCTGAAACAGAGCAGGGAGGAACCAGTTAATTTACAAATTGCGCGTAATGGTACTGATGTTGAGTCGAGGCCTACGGAAGAATAG